A section of the Corvus hawaiiensis isolate bCorHaw1 chromosome 16, bCorHaw1.pri.cur, whole genome shotgun sequence genome encodes:
- the RHBDL1 gene encoding rhomboid-related protein 1 isoform X1, which yields MDRSSLLQLIQEQLDPENTGFIGVETFASLVHSHELPLDPAKLDMLVALAQGNDEGQVCYQELVDLISSKRSSSFKRAIANGQRALPRDVLLDETGLGIYKRFVRYVAYEILPCEMDRRWYFYQHRTCPPPVFMAAITLTQIIVFLCYGARLNKWVLQTYHPEYMKSPLVYHPGHRARAWRFLTYMFMHVGLEQLGFNALLQLMIGVPLEMVHGILRISFLYLAGVLAGSLTVSITDMRAPLVGGSGGVYALCSAHLANVVMNWAGMRCPYKLLRMVLALVCMSSEVGRAVWLRFSPPLPASGPQPSFMAHLAGAIVGISMGLTILRSYEESLQDQCGWWVLLLSYGTFLLFAVFWNIFAYDLLGAQIPPPP from the exons ATGGACAggagctccctgctgcagctcatccAGGAGCAG CTCGACCCCGAAAACACCGGCTTCATCGGCGTGGAGACGTTCGCCAGCCTGGTGCACAGCCATGAGCTGCCCCTGGACCCCGCCAAGCTGGACAtgctggtggccctggcacagggcaaCGACGAGGGGCAGGTCTGCTATCAGGAGCTGGTAGACCTG ATCAGCAGCAAGCGCTCGAGCAGCTTCAAGCGCGCCATCGCCAACGGGCAGCGGGCGCTGCCCCGCGACGTCCTGCTGGATGAGACCGGCCTCGGCATCTACAAACGCTTCGTCCGCTACGTGGCCTACGAGATCCTGCCCTGCGAGATGGACCGGCGCTGGTACTTCTACCAGCACCGCACCTGCCCGCCGCCCGTCTTCATGGCAGCCATCACCCTCACCCAG ATCATCGTGTTCCTGTGCTATGGGGCGCGGCTGAACAAGTGGGTGCTGCAGACCTACCACCCCGAGTACATGAAGAGCCCCCTGGTCTATCACCCCGGGCACCGCGCGCGCGCCTGGCGCTTCCTCACCTACATGTTCATGCACGTGGG gctggagcagctggggttCAACGCCCTCCTGCAGCTGATGATCGGGGTGCCCCTGGAGATGGTGCACGGCATCCTGCGCATCAGCTTCCTCTACCTGGCCGGGGTCCTGGCAG GCTCCCTCACCGTCTCCATCACGGACATGAGGGCTCCCCTGGtcgggggctcggggggggtCTAcgccctctgctctgctcacctCGCCAATGTCGTCATG AACTGGGCCGGGATGCGCTGTCCCTACAAGCTGCTGCGGATGGTGCTGGCGCTGGTGTGCA TGAGCTCCGAGGTCGGTCGCGCCGTCTGGCTCCGCTTCTCGCCGCCGCTGCCGGCCTCGGGCCCCCAGCCCAGCTTCATGGCGCACCTGGCGGGGGCCATCGTGGGCATCAGCATGGGGCTGACCATCCTGCGCAGCTACGAGGAGAGCCTGCAGGACCAGTGCGgctggtgggtgctgctgctgtcttaCGGCACCTTCCTGCTCTTCGCCGTCTTCTGGAACATCTTCGCCTACGACCTGCTGGGGGCACAGATCCCCCCCCCGCCGTAG
- the RHBDL1 gene encoding rhomboid-related protein 1 isoform X2 — MDRSSLLQLIQEQLDPENTGFIGVETFASLVHSHELPLDPAKLDMLVALAQGNDEGQISSKRSSSFKRAIANGQRALPRDVLLDETGLGIYKRFVRYVAYEILPCEMDRRWYFYQHRTCPPPVFMAAITLTQIIVFLCYGARLNKWVLQTYHPEYMKSPLVYHPGHRARAWRFLTYMFMHVGLEQLGFNALLQLMIGVPLEMVHGILRISFLYLAGVLAGSLTVSITDMRAPLVGGSGGVYALCSAHLANVVMNWAGMRCPYKLLRMVLALVCMSSEVGRAVWLRFSPPLPASGPQPSFMAHLAGAIVGISMGLTILRSYEESLQDQCGWWVLLLSYGTFLLFAVFWNIFAYDLLGAQIPPPP; from the exons ATGGACAggagctccctgctgcagctcatccAGGAGCAG CTCGACCCCGAAAACACCGGCTTCATCGGCGTGGAGACGTTCGCCAGCCTGGTGCACAGCCATGAGCTGCCCCTGGACCCCGCCAAGCTGGACAtgctggtggccctggcacagggcaaCGACGAGGGGCAG ATCAGCAGCAAGCGCTCGAGCAGCTTCAAGCGCGCCATCGCCAACGGGCAGCGGGCGCTGCCCCGCGACGTCCTGCTGGATGAGACCGGCCTCGGCATCTACAAACGCTTCGTCCGCTACGTGGCCTACGAGATCCTGCCCTGCGAGATGGACCGGCGCTGGTACTTCTACCAGCACCGCACCTGCCCGCCGCCCGTCTTCATGGCAGCCATCACCCTCACCCAG ATCATCGTGTTCCTGTGCTATGGGGCGCGGCTGAACAAGTGGGTGCTGCAGACCTACCACCCCGAGTACATGAAGAGCCCCCTGGTCTATCACCCCGGGCACCGCGCGCGCGCCTGGCGCTTCCTCACCTACATGTTCATGCACGTGGG gctggagcagctggggttCAACGCCCTCCTGCAGCTGATGATCGGGGTGCCCCTGGAGATGGTGCACGGCATCCTGCGCATCAGCTTCCTCTACCTGGCCGGGGTCCTGGCAG GCTCCCTCACCGTCTCCATCACGGACATGAGGGCTCCCCTGGtcgggggctcggggggggtCTAcgccctctgctctgctcacctCGCCAATGTCGTCATG AACTGGGCCGGGATGCGCTGTCCCTACAAGCTGCTGCGGATGGTGCTGGCGCTGGTGTGCA TGAGCTCCGAGGTCGGTCGCGCCGTCTGGCTCCGCTTCTCGCCGCCGCTGCCGGCCTCGGGCCCCCAGCCCAGCTTCATGGCGCACCTGGCGGGGGCCATCGTGGGCATCAGCATGGGGCTGACCATCCTGCGCAGCTACGAGGAGAGCCTGCAGGACCAGTGCGgctggtgggtgctgctgctgtcttaCGGCACCTTCCTGCTCTTCGCCGTCTTCTGGAACATCTTCGCCTACGACCTGCTGGGGGCACAGATCCCCCCCCCGCCGTAG